In Thermococcus camini, a genomic segment contains:
- a CDS encoding inorganic phosphate transporter encodes MIIPTALFMAWAIGANDSAKAVGTAVGSGVISFKRAVLLIGIFTTLGVIIGGSSVSGTVSGLAEGMSAVEVGLVLFSAASAVTLASLWGRPISTTQSIIGGLVGASLALGLPVDWWTVGKIASAWVLSPIVAALFAVAVYRLYKPMVRRIKCLRNLELTQKWLVFTAAAFSAFNLGANELSNVAGLMESLGINGPFRLVLAITLALGALTFSYEVMMTVGRDISPLGPTSAFSSQFGASLAVSAANLIGLPVSSGQAIVGAISGLGLYKGEHVNIKLLVGIVKGWVIAPVFAGTIAYLLITFLA; translated from the coding sequence ATGATAATCCCGACGGCTCTCTTCATGGCGTGGGCGATAGGTGCGAACGACAGTGCAAAGGCCGTTGGAACTGCCGTTGGCTCAGGGGTTATCAGCTTCAAACGGGCCGTGCTGCTCATAGGTATCTTCACAACGCTCGGCGTTATCATCGGTGGTTCCAGCGTTTCTGGAACGGTCAGCGGACTGGCCGAGGGAATGTCCGCGGTTGAGGTCGGTCTCGTCCTCTTCAGCGCCGCCTCCGCTGTAACCCTCGCGAGCCTCTGGGGAAGGCCAATCTCAACGACCCAGTCCATAATAGGCGGCCTCGTTGGGGCTTCCCTTGCCCTTGGACTGCCAGTCGACTGGTGGACCGTTGGAAAAATAGCCTCGGCGTGGGTTCTCTCACCGATCGTCGCCGCGCTCTTCGCGGTGGCCGTCTACCGTCTCTATAAGCCCATGGTGAGGAGGATAAAATGCCTAAGAAACCTTGAACTGACCCAGAAGTGGCTCGTCTTCACGGCGGCGGCTTTTTCAGCCTTCAACCTTGGTGCCAACGAGCTCTCCAACGTCGCCGGACTGATGGAGAGCCTGGGAATCAACGGCCCCTTCAGACTGGTTCTGGCCATTACCCTCGCCCTGGGAGCGCTGACATTCAGCTACGAGGTGATGATGACGGTCGGAAGGGACATCTCACCCCTCGGGCCAACGTCGGCCTTTTCAAGCCAGTTCGGTGCATCTTTAGCAGTGAGCGCGGCCAACCTCATCGGCCTGCCCGTCAGCTCGGGCCAGGCCATAGTGGGAGCCATAAGTGGCCTCGGACTCTACAAGGGTGAGCATGTGAACATCAAACTCCTCGTGGGAATCGTGAAGGGCTGGGTAATAGCCCCGGTTTTTGCGGGAACCATAGCGTACCTTCTCATCACGTTCTTAGCTTAG
- the tgtA gene encoding tRNA guanosine(15) transglycosylase TgtA has product MVEFKFEVKARDAAGRIGKLTVNGKTIETPAIMPVINPKQLIVTPRELKEMGFGMIITNSYIIYKTPELRENALELGIHGLLDYDGIIEVDSGSFQLMRYGGVDVTNREIIEFQERIGVDIGTFLDIPTPPDAPREKAEEDLRVTLERAKEAEEVKNIAMNAAVQGSTYPDLRTYAAKKLSEMDFEIHPIGAVVPLMESYRYKDLVDVVIASKQGLRPDRPVHLFGAGHPMIFALAVAMGIDLFDSASYALYAKDDRYLTPEGTKRLEELEYFPCSCPVCSRYTPQELREMPKEERTRLLALHNLWVIREELNRVKQAIKEGTLWELVDERARSHPKLYAAYKRLLEYRDYLEKNEPVTKASAFFKVSEEAMSWPIAQRAKERAERVKSKFPETIEHPIFGEIPRYLGLTYPFAQSEGEEEFTITKPARGEARSYVMAIAEYQFGEGAGEAFRDAFVELSRKTGMPRQIKANGKHLATFRAEDGLLTLGIEGARRLREILPFPRMRVVVNEDADPFARKGKNVFAKFVVDADPDIRPYDEVLVVNERDELLATGQTLLNGEELKVFQSGLAVKVRRGVEK; this is encoded by the coding sequence ATGGTCGAGTTTAAGTTTGAGGTAAAGGCGAGAGACGCCGCGGGAAGGATTGGGAAGTTGACCGTTAACGGAAAAACGATAGAGACTCCAGCTATAATGCCGGTCATCAACCCGAAGCAGCTTATAGTGACGCCAAGGGAACTCAAGGAAATGGGCTTTGGAATGATAATCACCAACTCCTACATCATCTACAAGACGCCCGAACTCAGGGAGAATGCCCTTGAGCTTGGAATCCACGGGCTCCTCGATTACGACGGTATCATCGAGGTCGATTCAGGCTCCTTCCAGCTCATGCGCTACGGCGGCGTGGACGTTACGAACAGGGAGATTATCGAGTTCCAGGAGAGGATAGGCGTCGATATAGGCACCTTCCTCGACATTCCGACCCCACCGGATGCACCGAGAGAGAAGGCCGAGGAGGACCTCAGGGTGACCCTTGAAAGGGCAAAGGAAGCCGAGGAAGTCAAGAACATCGCGATGAACGCGGCAGTTCAGGGATCCACCTATCCAGACCTGAGAACCTATGCCGCCAAAAAGCTCAGCGAGATGGACTTTGAGATTCATCCCATCGGCGCTGTAGTTCCGCTCATGGAGAGCTACCGATATAAAGACCTTGTTGATGTCGTTATTGCTTCAAAGCAGGGGCTCAGGCCCGACAGGCCGGTTCATCTGTTCGGCGCAGGTCACCCGATGATTTTTGCTTTAGCGGTCGCTATGGGGATTGACCTCTTCGATTCCGCGAGCTACGCCCTCTACGCGAAGGACGACCGCTACCTGACGCCCGAAGGCACCAAAAGGCTGGAAGAGCTCGAATACTTTCCCTGCTCCTGTCCGGTGTGCTCACGCTACACGCCTCAAGAGCTTCGCGAGATGCCGAAGGAAGAGAGGACGAGGCTTCTGGCTCTCCACAACCTCTGGGTAATCCGCGAGGAGCTCAACCGGGTCAAGCAGGCGATAAAGGAGGGAACCCTCTGGGAGCTCGTGGACGAGAGAGCTCGCTCACACCCGAAGCTTTACGCTGCTTACAAGAGACTGCTGGAGTACAGGGACTACCTCGAAAAGAACGAGCCGGTGACCAAGGCGAGTGCCTTCTTCAAGGTGAGCGAGGAAGCTATGAGCTGGCCGATCGCCCAGCGCGCTAAGGAGAGGGCAGAGCGCGTTAAGAGCAAGTTCCCTGAGACAATAGAACACCCTATATTCGGAGAGATACCTAGGTACCTCGGCTTAACCTACCCCTTCGCCCAGAGCGAGGGCGAGGAAGAATTCACCATAACCAAGCCCGCCAGGGGAGAAGCAAGGAGCTATGTTATGGCCATAGCGGAATACCAGTTCGGAGAAGGGGCCGGCGAGGCGTTCAGAGATGCCTTCGTCGAGCTGTCAAGAAAGACCGGAATGCCGAGGCAGATAAAGGCCAATGGCAAGCACCTTGCGACCTTTAGAGCGGAGGACGGTCTGTTAACCCTCGGCATCGAGGGTGCCAGAAGGCTACGTGAGATACTGCCGTTCCCGAGGATGCGCGTTGTGGTCAACGAAGATGCAGACCCCTTCGCACGGAAGGGCAAGAACGTCTTCGCCAAGTTCGTGGTCGATGCAGACCCGGATATAAGGCCCTACGACGAGGTTCTGGTGGTAAACGAGCGCGATGAGCTTCTCGCGACCGGACAGACCCTTCTCAACGGCGAGGAACTGAAGGTCTTCCAGAGCGGTTTAGCCGTGAAGGTTCGCAGGGGCGTTGAGAAGTAG
- a CDS encoding transglutaminase-like domain-containing protein: MSKKDLHYLITRIINPYLNWIVASLRSSNRVLYGRDGYTRIHWMDHTLSDTFASELEEWRNNLWYSYRENFLERGTEILDSLLEIMIRIEAKLPDSDSKGRVISNLWEMAEKVEAYLGLKGYVESKKEYFSNKVVEIRRRDEELRQKLEEQKKKEDIGVKVNKRSIRKSISEPERKIYPATNKRTFPATSSQEKPKKKRKWKRPWKKFFGFILVFLVLVTLYDLSHTNGQLVRQAIPDDIEAKILGFWDTAKNSTEEVPSVKSLASTAVACSNVDYSLEAALECYLNDPNEFQALEPLAFQLKSSTLQESAWNILEWEDQHIQYDWAKYRGLRSTKIQKPSETIQRGSGVCVDYAVLTAGLLLAMNYSPVYVFEIDFSNDPMGHATTAIKINGQFFMIDQHPPIMDLGTYWKYWAYWRSEYSDRTLRNLIISSAKVYEARLESGKVVVDYVGTLTGEEFKKYDYTFSGADLTRLISDLRAKFIRKFPNLQLDSKISNLDIATSLPYGYSDGVTWKTTFPDFTEHYTPLFHDEFVDYIYSQIIDSKEIVSDLRTYNRFWVKGQVEGGNMKVILCLAKK; encoded by the coding sequence ATGTCCAAGAAAGATCTCCATTACCTTATTACACGAATCATCAACCCATACTTGAATTGGATTGTTGCTTCTTTGCGTTCTAGCAATCGCGTCTTATATGGTCGTGATGGTTATACCCGCATCCACTGGATGGATCATACTTTAAGCGACACGTTTGCCTCAGAGCTTGAAGAGTGGAGAAATAATCTCTGGTATAGCTATCGAGAGAATTTTCTTGAGCGTGGTACCGAGATTCTAGATTCTCTTCTTGAAATTATGATCCGGATTGAAGCTAAACTTCCTGACAGCGACAGCAAGGGTAGGGTAATATCCAATCTGTGGGAGATGGCCGAGAAAGTAGAGGCTTATCTCGGACTCAAGGGCTATGTAGAGTCAAAGAAAGAGTACTTCAGCAACAAGGTAGTTGAAATTAGGAGGCGAGATGAGGAACTCAGACAAAAACTGGAAGAACAGAAGAAAAAAGAGGATATTGGTGTTAAAGTGAACAAAAGGTCAATCAGGAAGTCCATTTCTGAGCCAGAAAGAAAAATTTACCCTGCCACTAATAAAAGAACCTTTCCCGCAACATCCTCACAAGAAAAGCCTAAGAAAAAGCGAAAATGGAAACGCCCTTGGAAAAAGTTCTTTGGATTCATATTGGTGTTTTTGGTATTAGTTACCCTCTACGATCTTAGTCATACTAATGGGCAACTTGTGCGACAGGCTATTCCTGACGATATTGAGGCTAAGATTTTGGGGTTTTGGGACACAGCAAAGAACTCCACTGAAGAAGTGCCCTCCGTAAAGTCGCTGGCATCCACTGCAGTTGCGTGCTCTAATGTGGATTATTCGTTGGAGGCTGCGTTGGAATGTTACCTCAACGATCCGAATGAGTTTCAAGCCTTAGAACCTCTGGCATTTCAACTAAAGAGCTCGACTCTGCAGGAGAGCGCGTGGAATATCTTGGAGTGGGAGGATCAACACATTCAATACGATTGGGCAAAATACCGTGGTTTGAGGTCAACTAAGATACAGAAGCCTTCTGAGACTATTCAGCGTGGCTCGGGGGTTTGCGTGGATTACGCTGTCCTGACTGCAGGTCTGCTCTTGGCAATGAACTATTCTCCGGTATACGTATTTGAAATTGACTTCTCAAACGATCCGATGGGACATGCAACTACTGCGATAAAAATTAATGGGCAGTTCTTTATGATAGACCAGCACCCCCCAATAATGGATTTGGGGACGTATTGGAAGTATTGGGCCTATTGGCGCAGCGAGTACTCTGACAGAACATTGAGGAATTTGATAATATCCTCTGCAAAGGTCTATGAGGCGAGATTGGAGTCTGGAAAAGTTGTTGTTGACTACGTAGGAACTCTGACTGGTGAGGAATTCAAGAAATACGATTATACTTTCTCAGGGGCTGATTTAACAAGGCTTATCTCAGATTTAAGGGCAAAGTTCATCAGAAAGTTCCCAAACTTGCAATTGGACTCAAAGATTTCTAACCTTGATATTGCTACGTCTTTGCCGTATGGTTACTCTGATGGAGTTACATGGAAAACTACGTTTCCAGATTTCACAGAGCACTACACTCCTCTATTCCACGACGAGTTCGTTGATTACATCTATTCCCAGATAATCGACAGCAAGGAGATTGTTTCTGACTTGAGAACCTACAACAGGTTTTGGGTTAAAGGGCAGGTAGAGGGGGGTAATATGAAGGTAATCCTATGCTTAGCCAAAAAGTAG
- a CDS encoding DUF763 domain-containing protein produces MRNVAHLPLHGGRVPAWLAQRMRKLTRLVLILAVEEYGTKGLLERLSDPVWFQAFNNVIGMDWDSSGSTTVTAGMIKDALWREELGVKAAGGKGKKSRATPDELKRIAELYDLDPEPYVRTSRLVAKVDTVALQTGYGLYHHVFLLDEEGNWAVIQQGMNERERMARRFHWFDAETFTLDPHKAISGLRREFALNTVSKEAKEYQKTLLNVVQENPVKIERELESLKALAKGYRPLVYYKPRNVNEVSILRRYESMGRFELNKRALEFARELSVSNYEEFLLLKGLGPSTLRALSLVLELVYDVHPSWKDPVTHPPDPFKFTYAVGGKDRVPFPIDKPAYDELISFLEELVSRHPEEKALVRNVTKITRNWKFPEEDKRAT; encoded by the coding sequence ATGAGGAACGTAGCCCATCTGCCCCTCCACGGCGGCCGCGTCCCAGCGTGGCTGGCGCAGAGGATGAGAAAGCTCACAAGGTTAGTGTTAATTTTAGCGGTTGAGGAGTACGGAACGAAGGGCCTCCTTGAGAGGCTATCTGACCCGGTCTGGTTCCAGGCCTTCAACAACGTCATCGGGATGGACTGGGACTCCTCTGGCTCGACAACCGTAACGGCGGGCATGATAAAGGACGCCCTCTGGAGGGAGGAGCTTGGGGTTAAAGCCGCTGGGGGCAAGGGGAAGAAGAGCCGCGCCACACCAGATGAGCTGAAGAGGATAGCGGAACTCTACGACCTCGACCCCGAGCCTTATGTGAGGACATCCAGGCTAGTGGCCAAAGTCGACACGGTTGCGCTCCAGACCGGCTACGGGCTCTACCACCACGTCTTCCTTCTCGATGAAGAGGGTAACTGGGCGGTGATACAGCAGGGCATGAACGAGAGGGAGAGGATGGCGAGGCGCTTCCACTGGTTTGACGCTGAGACCTTCACCCTCGACCCCCACAAGGCCATCTCCGGGCTCAGGAGAGAGTTCGCCCTCAACACCGTCTCAAAGGAAGCCAAAGAATACCAGAAAACGCTCCTCAACGTGGTTCAAGAGAATCCGGTTAAAATAGAGCGCGAGCTTGAGAGTCTGAAAGCGCTCGCAAAAGGCTACCGCCCGCTCGTTTACTACAAGCCCCGCAACGTCAATGAGGTTTCCATCCTAAGGCGCTACGAAAGTATGGGAAGATTTGAGCTGAACAAGAGGGCATTAGAGTTTGCCCGCGAGCTTAGTGTGAGCAACTACGAGGAGTTTTTGCTGTTGAAGGGCCTCGGCCCGAGCACTTTACGCGCTCTTTCGCTCGTCCTTGAGCTGGTCTACGACGTCCACCCGAGCTGGAAAGACCCCGTAACGCATCCACCCGACCCCTTCAAGTTCACCTACGCCGTCGGGGGGAAAGATAGAGTGCCTTTCCCGATAGACAAGCCGGCCTACGACGAGCTCATCTCATTTCTTGAGGAGCTCGTCTCAAGGCACCCGGAGGAGAAGGCCCTCGTGAGAAACGTGACGAAAATAACCAGAAACTGGAAGTTCCCGGAGGAGGATAAGAGGGCGACATGA
- the serK gene encoding L-serine kinase SerK produces the protein MGVEKVPKYDIPTVKVDYVFIELDKMKPHEQLVQKELEAFIESVTGSGLFWKPMLLAKVPGEDMYLIVDGHHRWAGLQKLGAKKAPSVILDYFSDDVKVYTWYPAFKGSLEEVLERLKKEGLEVIEDPEAEEKAERGEIAFALVGEKSFAIPGDLEEQKKVSKVLDEMSVEGKIELIYYGLKEDAREDMSKGEIDYVFIRKAPSKEEVMELVKRGEVYSPKTTRHVLPFNPDKIDVKLEELF, from the coding sequence ATGGGAGTTGAGAAGGTTCCGAAGTACGACATCCCGACCGTTAAGGTTGATTACGTTTTTATCGAGCTCGACAAGATGAAGCCCCACGAGCAGCTCGTTCAGAAGGAGCTCGAGGCCTTCATCGAGAGCGTCACAGGCTCCGGCCTCTTTTGGAAGCCCATGCTCCTCGCCAAGGTCCCCGGTGAGGACATGTACCTCATCGTCGATGGCCACCACCGCTGGGCCGGCCTTCAAAAGCTCGGCGCCAAGAAGGCTCCCTCCGTCATACTCGACTACTTCAGCGACGACGTCAAGGTCTACACCTGGTACCCGGCCTTCAAGGGAAGCCTTGAGGAGGTTCTTGAGAGGCTTAAGAAGGAAGGCCTCGAAGTCATCGAGGATCCTGAGGCTGAGGAGAAGGCTGAGAGGGGCGAGATAGCCTTTGCCCTTGTCGGCGAGAAGAGCTTTGCCATACCCGGCGACCTTGAGGAGCAGAAGAAGGTCAGCAAGGTCCTCGACGAGATGAGCGTTGAGGGTAAAATCGAGCTCATCTACTACGGCCTCAAGGAGGACGCCAGGGAGGACATGAGCAAGGGCGAGATCGACTACGTCTTCATCAGGAAGGCCCCGAGCAAGGAAGAGGTTATGGAGCTCGTCAAGCGCGGCGAGGTCTACTCCCCGAAGACCACCAGGCACGTCCTGCCCTTCAACCCGGACAAGATTGACGTCAAGCTCGAGGAGCTGTTCTGA
- a CDS encoding HAD family hydrolase, giving the protein MLKGLIFDVDETLVYYEGYDHREWYEKWVMPALQERGIELDYETYRKTVTGELPRSYVERFGIDHVEFWKIIDGVNLRYRREMARLGRIKPFPDVGAVGELKKMGLKVAAVSNASQECTEFVLSLFGLGKYFDVVYGKDYSNLDGVKPSPYLVEKALKTLGLKPRETMMVGDSRHDVLAGKRAGMKVVNVTRFGEIEGADYYVNDLWELVGLVRKML; this is encoded by the coding sequence ATGCTCAAAGGATTGATATTCGACGTTGATGAGACCCTGGTTTACTACGAGGGTTACGACCACAGGGAATGGTACGAGAAGTGGGTTATGCCCGCCCTTCAAGAGCGGGGCATCGAGCTGGACTACGAGACATACAGAAAGACGGTAACCGGCGAACTGCCAAGGAGCTACGTGGAGCGGTTCGGGATAGACCACGTGGAGTTCTGGAAGATCATTGACGGTGTGAACCTCCGCTACCGGAGGGAAATGGCCAGACTCGGCAGGATAAAGCCGTTCCCCGATGTTGGTGCGGTGGGAGAACTGAAAAAGATGGGCCTGAAGGTCGCCGCGGTGAGCAACGCTTCTCAGGAGTGCACGGAGTTCGTTCTGAGCCTCTTTGGCCTGGGGAAGTATTTCGACGTTGTGTACGGCAAGGACTACTCCAACCTCGACGGCGTCAAGCCAAGCCCCTACCTCGTCGAAAAGGCCCTGAAGACGCTCGGTCTGAAACCCAGAGAGACTATGATGGTCGGTGACAGCCGTCATGACGTTCTGGCGGGAAAGCGCGCCGGCATGAAGGTGGTTAACGTAACGCGCTTTGGTGAAATTGAGGGTGCCGACTACTACGTGAACGACCTGTGGGAGCTTGTGGGGCTGGTAAGAAAAATGCTGTAA
- a CDS encoding zinc ribbon domain-containing protein, whose amino-acid sequence MEVQCPTCSARFKVPDTVSVATCPYCGTTFHVHTGEKSEEEHFFFPPMRKDAGGVLLKFLSRQYGAPADITGARITKKELHWVPVYFFYLHGRSTRWSTIEEVRFLGLPAASRFMDLLDHYPFPIRGKRFFDESIVKKGRYYEPELDREKAESMARKEMESALRSEAMEEDKSVGGMEIDVRFLGLVHYPIWEVHYEYGGDSFAGYVDGTDGRVILGEYPLMSSARKKATVLGAGVLATGLVFGVAAAGAYGSAWGLIGGLIPAGVGAFGIFSKGSVKRRKVSEVMRTGGGNLYFKPMR is encoded by the coding sequence ATGGAGGTTCAGTGTCCCACCTGCTCGGCCAGGTTCAAGGTCCCCGATACGGTTAGCGTGGCCACGTGCCCCTACTGCGGTACCACTTTTCACGTCCACACCGGAGAGAAAAGCGAGGAGGAGCACTTCTTCTTCCCACCGATGAGGAAAGATGCCGGGGGAGTTCTCCTTAAGTTCCTTTCAAGGCAGTACGGGGCTCCAGCCGATATAACCGGCGCGAGAATAACGAAAAAGGAACTCCACTGGGTTCCGGTTTACTTCTTCTACCTCCACGGAAGGAGCACCCGTTGGTCCACCATAGAGGAGGTGAGGTTCCTCGGCCTTCCGGCCGCTTCAAGGTTTATGGACCTACTTGACCACTACCCATTTCCGATAAGGGGAAAGCGCTTCTTCGATGAAAGCATAGTCAAAAAGGGCAGGTATTACGAACCGGAACTTGACCGGGAGAAGGCTGAGTCAATGGCAAGGAAGGAGATGGAGAGCGCACTCAGGAGCGAGGCAATGGAGGAGGATAAGTCCGTCGGAGGGATGGAAATCGACGTTCGCTTCCTCGGGCTGGTACACTACCCGATCTGGGAGGTTCACTATGAGTACGGTGGAGATAGCTTTGCCGGCTACGTCGATGGCACCGACGGGCGGGTTATCCTCGGTGAGTATCCGCTCATGAGCAGTGCCAGGAAAAAGGCGACGGTTTTGGGGGCCGGGGTTCTGGCAACCGGCCTGGTCTTCGGTGTTGCCGCCGCCGGTGCCTACGGAAGTGCTTGGGGTCTCATCGGGGGACTTATCCCGGCCGGCGTCGGGGCATTTGGGATATTCTCCAAGGGCTCCGTCAAGAGGAGGAAGGTGAGCGAGGTCATGAGGACCGGTGGAGGGAACCTGTATTTCAAGCCTATGAGGTGA
- a CDS encoding SPFH domain-containing protein, translating into MVQVIEWVNPGEDEIIWRYPNEVIKWGAQLIVHEYEVAIFMRDGKVYDVFGPGRHTLTTQNLPLLYKLVGGSNSPFKATVIFVSMKQFQGRYGGETQTRELAPVKYYGVYWFKVSDPVLFLTEVVGGQSLYDTQDVTKFIRAYFNEGMMKHLSAYSIVDLFQNLEVVSTQVKVKLMEDFRRLGLELVDVKIEGVNTTDEWRQRLFWIMQTGNAQAVMQMDTAKQVAAELGKSEGAAIGAGMMIMPQLLQQPAQPAQPAQPYAGGGAPPAGYQGAQPAGAAQPNQEICPYCGKPIPPGARFCPYCGHEIKRCPNGHIVPEGAKFCPVCGAKIE; encoded by the coding sequence ATGGTGCAGGTGATAGAGTGGGTGAATCCCGGAGAAGATGAGATAATCTGGAGGTACCCCAACGAGGTCATAAAGTGGGGGGCCCAGCTGATAGTCCACGAGTACGAAGTGGCAATATTCATGCGCGACGGCAAGGTTTACGACGTCTTCGGGCCGGGCAGACATACCCTAACGACACAGAACCTGCCGCTCCTCTACAAGCTCGTTGGAGGTTCAAACAGTCCCTTCAAGGCAACGGTGATATTCGTCAGTATGAAGCAGTTCCAGGGACGCTATGGAGGAGAAACGCAGACGAGGGAGCTCGCTCCCGTCAAGTACTACGGCGTTTACTGGTTCAAGGTTTCTGATCCCGTTCTCTTCCTGACGGAAGTTGTCGGCGGCCAGAGCCTCTACGACACCCAGGACGTTACGAAGTTCATCAGGGCGTACTTCAACGAGGGTATGATGAAGCATCTCTCGGCCTATTCAATAGTCGACCTCTTCCAGAACCTTGAGGTGGTGAGCACGCAGGTAAAGGTCAAGCTCATGGAGGACTTCCGCAGGTTGGGCCTTGAGCTGGTCGATGTGAAGATTGAAGGCGTAAACACCACCGACGAGTGGCGCCAGAGGCTCTTCTGGATAATGCAGACCGGCAACGCTCAAGCTGTTATGCAGATGGACACGGCGAAACAGGTGGCAGCAGAACTCGGAAAGAGTGAAGGAGCTGCTATAGGGGCTGGTATGATGATAATGCCCCAGCTCCTCCAGCAACCGGCTCAACCTGCTCAACCGGCCCAGCCCTACGCCGGTGGAGGTGCTCCGCCGGCTGGATATCAGGGAGCCCAGCCTGCCGGAGCGGCTCAACCTAACCAGGAAATCTGCCCCTACTGCGGCAAGCCAATCCCGCCCGGAGCGCGCTTCTGCCCCTACTGCGGGCACGAAATTAAGCGCTGTCCCAACGGTCACATAGTTCCAGAGGGGGCGAAGTTCTGCCCGGTCTGCGGGGCAAAGATTGAGTGA